In Finegoldia magna ATCC 53516, a genomic segment contains:
- a CDS encoding SH3 domain-containing protein, with amino-acid sequence MKRLIPIAILVLVLTTGCLRKPEHYESMRNTETTESVENESTEQAKPEDSKPEETTEKPASENTDSNKPEESTEKKTMKVTTDVLNMRSEASTNSSIVTKLKKDDELKVIEETKDDDGATWVKVDFNGQVGFVSKEFLGE; translated from the coding sequence ATGAAGAGATTGATACCTATTGCGATTTTGGTTTTGGTGTTGACGACGGGTTGTTTGAGAAAACCAGAACACTACGAGTCGATGAGAAATACGGAAACGACAGAGTCTGTGGAAAATGAATCTACAGAACAAGCTAAGCCTGAGGATTCAAAACCAGAAGAAACTACAGAAAAGCCTGCTTCAGAAAATACTGATTCTAACAAACCAGAAGAATCTACTGAAAAGAAGACTATGAAGGTTACGACTGATGTTTTGAATATGAGAAGTGAAGCTAGTACTAATTCTTCTATTGTTACTAAGTTAAAGAAGGATGATGAGCTTAAGGTTATCGAAGAAACTAAGGATGACGATGGTGCTACTTGGGTTAAGGTTGATTTTAATGGTCAAGTAGGTTTTGTTTCTAAGGAATTTTTGGGTGAGTAA
- a CDS encoding CpsD/CapB family tyrosine-protein kinase, translating to MKDKTLFNEQYKYLRTNVKFAGANIKSIVVTSGYFGEGKTSVAANLAKSFALSNHKVVIVDMDLRRPSLRNFYDIDTEIGVTNVVVNKMDYNLAISHDESIWDLDIIHAGAIPPNANELISSDSMKNFIRILEDNYDYVIIDTPPIEAYSDAVALSAICDATLLVYKVGETKKSDIEKSIDSIRNVNGNLIGLVRINEK from the coding sequence ATGAAGGATAAGACTTTGTTTAATGAACAATACAAATATCTTAGAACTAATGTGAAGTTCGCAGGAGCAAATATAAAATCTATCGTGGTTACTTCGGGATATTTCGGAGAAGGTAAGACTTCTGTGGCTGCTAACTTGGCGAAAAGCTTCGCTTTGTCCAATCACAAGGTTGTTATTGTGGATATGGATTTGAGAAGACCAAGTTTGAGAAATTTCTACGATATCGACACTGAAATCGGCGTTACAAATGTTGTTGTGAACAAGATGGACTACAATCTTGCTATAAGTCACGATGAATCGATATGGGATTTGGATATTATCCACGCTGGAGCTATTCCTCCAAATGCGAACGAACTTATTTCAAGCGATTCTATGAAGAATTTTATTCGTATTTTGGAAGATAACTACGATTATGTGATTATCGACACTCCACCAATCGAAGCTTATTCCGATGCTGTTGCGTTATCAGCGATTTGCGATGCGACTTTGTTGGTGTACAAGGTTGGAGAAACTAAGAAGAGCGACATCGAAAAATCTATCGATTCAATTAGAAATGTCAACGGCAATTTGATAGGACTTGTACGTATTAATGAAAAGTAA
- a CDS encoding DUF1294 domain-containing protein codes for MFSIYFLTINLITFLAFLIDKRKAIHNKYRISENVLILLCILAGFIGAMSSMIIFKHKLYKKKFTISIPLISLVYLVVFVLISQGIFSLN; via the coding sequence ATGTTTAGTATATATTTTTTAACAATAAATTTAATAACTTTCCTAGCCTTCCTTATAGATAAAAGGAAAGCCATTCACAACAAATACCGAATTTCTGAAAATGTTCTGATACTCTTGTGCATACTCGCAGGCTTCATCGGAGCAATGAGCTCCATGATAATCTTCAAACACAAACTATACAAGAAGAAATTCACAATCTCAATCCCATTGATTTCATTGGTTTATCTTGTAGTATTCGTCTTAATTAGCCAAGGAATTTTTTCATTAAATTAA
- a CDS encoding dihydroxyacetone kinase subunit L, with amino-acid sequence MGFTNYDIYKVFEMYQECLMINCSLLNKLDENLSNRDHGSNLNNGFSELFIQFPDFKDEDISTQFKNLSFLFTYKVKGSTAPIYSYVFDKISVYTKDKDNLDHEMFGEILKITTESVKLVGNCKLNDKTILDCIHAATESFEKNKNENTIKLMKKISVDCKMACEQTSEMTAKKGKARHNAIYSIGVIDPGAYSLFLFFDTLYKYVLKKRRTK; translated from the coding sequence ATGGGATTTACAAATTACGATATTTACAAAGTTTTCGAGATGTATCAGGAATGTTTGATGATTAATTGCTCCTTATTAAATAAATTGGATGAGAATTTGAGTAACAGAGATCACGGTAGCAATCTCAATAATGGTTTCAGCGAACTTTTCATACAATTTCCCGATTTTAAAGATGAAGATATTTCCACTCAGTTCAAAAATCTATCATTTCTATTTACATACAAAGTAAAAGGTTCCACTGCACCTATCTACTCATATGTTTTTGATAAGATTTCTGTATACACAAAAGATAAGGATAACTTAGACCATGAAATGTTCGGAGAGATTTTGAAAATCACGACCGAATCTGTGAAACTTGTTGGAAACTGTAAGTTAAATGACAAGACAATTCTAGATTGCATTCACGCTGCAACAGAAAGCTTTGAAAAAAACAAAAATGAAAATACAATTAAATTAATGAAAAAAATAAGTGTAGATTGCAAGATGGCTTGCGAACAAACTTCAGAAATGACAGCCAAGAAAGGCAAAGCACGTCACAACGCGATTTACTCCATTGGAGTGATAGACCCTGGTGCTTATTCGTTGTTTTTGTTTTTCGACACATTATACAAATATGTCCTCAAAAAAAGACGCACAAAATAA
- a CDS encoding pseudouridine synthase, translating to MRLDRMLSEMKIATRKEIKQMVKKGIITVNDVTVKKSSEHIDENKDVVKIYDEVIEYRKYLYFVMNKRKGVTSHSKDPMHRTVIDDMGELCVFDLNPVGRLDLDTTGLLIITNDGKFAHNLISPKKDVSKKYKVTLRYKVDEKYNDTFEKGIKLMPEDIITKPATMEIIDDYNCYLTIKEGKYHQVKRMFEKVGNEVVELQRVQIGSFKLPEDLEEGDFRELTDEELKILGLEEE from the coding sequence ATGAGATTAGATAGAATGCTTAGCGAGATGAAGATTGCAACGAGAAAAGAAATAAAACAAATGGTGAAAAAGGGGATTATCACGGTGAATGATGTGACTGTGAAGAAGTCTTCTGAGCATATAGATGAAAACAAAGACGTGGTGAAAATCTACGACGAGGTTATTGAGTACAGAAAGTATTTGTATTTCGTGATGAACAAGAGAAAAGGTGTGACAAGTCATTCGAAAGACCCTATGCACAGGACAGTGATTGACGATATGGGAGAACTTTGTGTGTTTGATTTGAATCCTGTAGGAAGGTTAGATTTGGATACGACAGGGCTTTTGATTATCACGAATGATGGAAAATTTGCACACAATTTGATATCTCCAAAGAAAGACGTGTCCAAGAAGTACAAGGTTACTTTGAGATATAAGGTTGATGAGAAATACAACGACACATTCGAAAAAGGTATAAAGTTGATGCCAGAAGATATCATAACGAAACCTGCTACGATGGAAATTATCGACGATTATAATTGCTACCTTACTATAAAGGAAGGTAAATACCACCAAGTTAAAAGAATGTTCGAAAAAGTTGGCAATGAAGTTGTTGAACTTCAAAGAGTTCAAATAGGAAGCTTTAAGTTGCCAGAGGACTTGGAAGAAGGAGATTTCAGAGAACTTACTGATGAAGAACTTAAAATCCTTGGATTGGAAGAAGAATAA
- a CDS encoding aldehyde dehydrogenase family protein, with protein MIEKLRERSQTVLLKPSIRVLYLRKLRDSVKNHREEIISALKEDIGKSEYEAFMTEYATVMQELNFFINNTVKLAQVKNTSFDLLTFPNKTEIRNRAFGVCLIISPWNYPFNLSMIPVIDAIAAGNSVYLMMSRKNPKIRELMKEVLKPVEDVVHLENDKSYDEVLEEKFDFYFFTGSKNRGQAVYKKAAENLKPCVLELGGKSPCIVDKDVDLKDTAKKICWAKFTNSGQTCVAVDYLVVDESIKDRLLHYILKEIDENYSDISEMSRIKTKAKYDEFRKIMRDRTDRIGGKYHDDEMIIEPCVFTDATFNDEIMKDEIFGPLLPVISYTDIDAMLMHIRRMDNPLAFYVFTKDKKLCDYITNSVGFGGGCINDCMMHISSNKAPFGGFGNSGLGYYHGKWGFDTFSHKQSIYVSRKVDNPFRFKPFTNKKLNLMKKFLG; from the coding sequence ATGATTGAAAAATTACGCGAAAGGTCTCAAACGGTGTTGTTGAAGCCTTCTATTAGGGTACTGTATCTGAGAAAACTACGAGATTCTGTGAAAAATCATAGAGAAGAGATAATCTCGGCTTTGAAGGAAGATATCGGAAAAAGCGAATACGAAGCTTTTATGACAGAGTATGCAACTGTGATGCAGGAGTTGAATTTCTTCATCAATAACACTGTAAAACTTGCGCAAGTCAAGAATACTTCTTTTGATTTGTTGACTTTTCCGAACAAAACGGAAATCAGAAACAGAGCGTTCGGTGTATGTTTGATTATTAGTCCGTGGAATTATCCGTTTAATTTGAGTATGATTCCTGTGATTGATGCGATTGCCGCTGGAAATAGCGTGTATTTGATGATGAGCAGGAAGAATCCAAAAATTAGGGAACTTATGAAAGAAGTTTTGAAGCCTGTGGAGGATGTCGTTCATCTTGAAAATGACAAAAGTTATGATGAGGTGTTGGAAGAAAAGTTTGATTTTTATTTCTTCACTGGTAGCAAAAACAGAGGACAGGCTGTGTATAAGAAAGCGGCTGAGAATTTGAAGCCATGTGTCTTGGAGCTAGGAGGAAAAAGTCCTTGTATCGTGGACAAAGATGTCGATTTGAAAGATACGGCGAAGAAGATTTGCTGGGCGAAGTTCACAAACTCCGGACAAACGTGTGTGGCTGTGGATTATTTGGTGGTTGATGAAAGCATCAAGGATAGGCTGCTGCATTATATACTGAAGGAAATCGACGAAAATTATTCTGATATTTCAGAGATGTCTAGGATAAAAACTAAGGCTAAATATGATGAGTTCAGGAAAATTATGAGGGATAGAACGGACAGAATCGGTGGGAAATACCACGATGATGAGATGATTATTGAGCCGTGCGTGTTCACTGATGCGACTTTCAATGATGAGATAATGAAAGATGAGATATTTGGACCGTTGTTGCCGGTGATTTCGTACACTGATATCGATGCGATGTTGATGCACATCAGAAGAATGGACAATCCGTTGGCGTTTTATGTATTCACTAAGGACAAGAAATTGTGCGATTATATTACGAATTCTGTGGGCTTTGGTGGAGGATGCATCAACGATTGTATGATGCACATTTCCAGCAACAAGGCGCCTTTTGGTGGATTTGGCAATAGTGGACTTGGTTATTATCATGGCAAATGGGGATTTGACACTTTTTCACACAAACAATCAATCTATGTTTCCAGAAAAGTCGACAATCCATTTAGATTCAAACCATTTACGAACAAAAAGCTTAATTTAATGAAAAAATTCCTTGGCTAA
- a CDS encoding DNA topology modulation protein, with the protein MKISVIGYSASGKSTLAQDISQTYDIPLLHLDQVNLTENWKERDLDEAINIVENFMKQDDWVIDGNYSKLKKTERLALSDIIVFLNFNRFNCLARAIKRYIKYRGKTRESMADNCPEKLDFEFIKWILIDGRSKEKRDNYANMKKHYSHKWIQINNQEELTKFKKYLQRSNASL; encoded by the coding sequence GTGAAAATTTCAGTAATCGGATATTCAGCCTCTGGCAAATCAACATTGGCACAAGACATATCACAAACATACGATATTCCATTGCTTCACCTCGATCAAGTAAATCTCACAGAAAATTGGAAAGAAAGAGACCTTGACGAAGCCATTAACATAGTAGAAAATTTTATGAAACAAGACGATTGGGTAATAGATGGAAACTATAGCAAATTAAAGAAAACAGAAAGACTTGCACTCTCGGACATCATAGTATTCCTCAACTTCAACAGATTCAATTGCCTAGCTAGAGCCATCAAACGCTACATCAAATACCGTGGCAAAACCAGAGAAAGCATGGCTGACAATTGTCCCGAAAAATTAGACTTTGAATTCATCAAGTGGATACTCATAGATGGACGCAGCAAAGAAAAACGCGATAACTACGCCAACATGAAAAAACACTACTCACACAAATGGATTCAAATCAACAACCAAGAAGAACTCACAAAATTTAAAAAATACCTTCAACGAAGCAACGCGAGCCTGTAA
- a CDS encoding IS256 family transposase has product MLIEEYQPETVQDLQEALKDLLGDTMEQMLKAELDEHLDYEYGEKPLSLNTRNGSSKKTVKSSYGNIDLNIPRDREGSFEPQALKKYQKDISNIENQIISMYAKGMTTRDISTHIKEIYGFGISESMVSKITNKILPTIEEWQNRPLEKVYPFVFLDAIHYHVRENNIVVKKAVYIALGYNTEGYKEILGMWVGENESSKYWLLVLNQLKERGLEDILIVSTDNLSGFSQAIESVYPKTEIQKCIIHQIRNSTKFVSYRDIKELMKDLKTVYKASTEELALSNLDIFEEKWGKKYPMCVNSWRNNWAELSTYFKYPEGIRKLIYTTNSIENFNRQLRKVTKNKTIFPSDYALQKSLYLAMVDASSKWTSRIRGWDQILSQLSIFFEGRI; this is encoded by the coding sequence ATGTTAATTGAAGAATATCAACCAGAAACAGTACAAGATTTACAAGAAGCTTTGAAAGATCTTCTAGGAGACACAATGGAACAAATGTTAAAAGCAGAGTTAGATGAACATCTAGATTATGAATATGGTGAAAAACCACTGTCATTAAACACAAGAAATGGATCAAGTAAAAAAACAGTTAAATCATCATACGGAAACATAGACCTAAACATCCCACGAGACAGAGAAGGATCCTTTGAGCCACAAGCATTGAAAAAATATCAAAAAGACATATCAAACATAGAAAACCAAATAATATCTATGTATGCAAAAGGAATGACAACAAGAGACATATCAACACACATAAAAGAAATCTATGGATTTGGAATATCAGAATCCATGGTAAGCAAAATAACAAATAAAATACTACCAACTATTGAAGAATGGCAAAATAGACCATTAGAAAAAGTATATCCATTTGTATTTTTAGATGCAATACACTATCATGTAAGAGAAAATAACATAGTAGTAAAAAAAGCAGTATATATAGCACTAGGATACAATACAGAAGGATACAAAGAAATACTTGGAATGTGGGTAGGAGAAAATGAATCAAGTAAATACTGGCTATTGGTATTAAATCAATTAAAAGAACGAGGATTAGAAGATATATTAATAGTCTCAACAGATAATTTATCAGGATTTAGCCAAGCAATAGAAAGTGTATATCCAAAAACAGAAATTCAAAAATGCATAATTCATCAAATAAGAAATTCAACAAAATTCGTATCATATAGAGATATAAAAGAGCTAATGAAAGACTTAAAAACAGTATACAAAGCATCAACAGAAGAACTAGCACTAAGTAATCTAGATATATTTGAAGAAAAATGGGGCAAAAAATACCCAATGTGTGTAAATTCATGGAGAAATAACTGGGCTGAATTATCAACATATTTCAAATATCCAGAAGGAATAAGAAAACTAATATATACAACAAATAGCATAGAAAACTTTAATAGACAACTTAGAAAAGTAACAAAAAACAAAACAATATTTCCAAGTGACTACGCCCTACAAAAAAGCTTGTATCTAGCGATGGTAGATGCTTCAAGTAAATGGACGAGTAGAATAAGAGGATGGGATCAAATATTGTCACAACTATCAATATTTTTTGAAGGCAGAATCTAA
- a CDS encoding YveK family protein, giving the protein MRDNLFVRTLRNRFVPIVMVALLFGIAMICYDVMWVRPVYSVDSKVVVSAKSGNTSTTQIETVKSLVKSRMVLTEVKQNLKLRSNVEDLSKKISISDENSKIVSINVEDTVIQRARDIADELADITVKSDADEYSVKVLEYSSAPLQAVSPNLVKDTLLAYAVGFFIALIAFMVRESHDDVMRVGTNVEDLGVSIIGDIPYVDERGAMIDEG; this is encoded by the coding sequence ATGAGAGATAACTTATTTGTAAGGACTTTGAGAAATAGATTTGTGCCTATTGTTATGGTGGCGCTTTTGTTCGGGATTGCTATGATTTGCTACGATGTTATGTGGGTGAGACCTGTGTACAGCGTGGATTCAAAGGTTGTAGTGAGCGCGAAAAGTGGCAACACTTCTACTACTCAAATAGAAACTGTGAAGTCTTTGGTTAAGTCTAGAATGGTGTTGACTGAAGTGAAGCAAAACTTGAAGTTGAGATCAAATGTTGAGGATTTGTCTAAGAAAATCAGTATTTCAGATGAAAACTCAAAGATTGTTAGTATAAATGTTGAGGATACTGTGATTCAACGTGCAAGAGATATTGCAGATGAATTGGCAGATATCACTGTGAAGAGTGATGCAGACGAATACAGTGTGAAGGTGTTGGAATACTCTTCTGCGCCACTACAAGCTGTGTCTCCAAATTTGGTTAAGGACACTTTGTTGGCATATGCTGTGGGATTTTTTATTGCATTGATAGCTTTTATGGTGAGGGAATCTCACGATGATGTCATGAGAGTGGGCACTAATGTTGAAGATTTGGGAGTAAGTATTATTGGGGATATTCCTTATGTTGATGAAAGGGGTGCGATGATAGATGAAGGATAA
- a CDS encoding tyrosine-protein phosphatase, producing MIDINSKIMADMKNGSSNMDQAIATAIEYARLGYKKVVSASEISTNGRVLTADEKQLLIDRINDELDYQKIDFQVLSGNLMSCDPKMMEYFHNNLISSINYSRYILLELPSTTEYKDLNKFIYDIQIKGFVPIIVHPERCKYVQENPDYLISLKERDCLVQLDMSSVVKPKSSRLFKTAKELLDRQMVDVVATESENAYEAEYIRDGIKSLHKIIDADYFDLIMRLNPQLIVEDERIDRIPVLEKKSGGVLSKIFGKRR from the coding sequence ATGATTGATATTAATAGCAAGATAATGGCGGACATGAAGAATGGTTCGAGCAATATGGATCAGGCTATTGCGACTGCAATTGAATATGCAAGACTTGGTTACAAGAAGGTTGTGAGTGCGTCGGAGATTTCTACGAATGGTAGGGTTCTGACTGCTGATGAAAAGCAACTTCTTATCGACAGGATTAATGATGAGCTTGATTACCAAAAGATTGATTTTCAGGTGTTGTCGGGCAATTTGATGAGCTGCGATCCTAAGATGATGGAATATTTTCACAATAATTTGATTAGTTCGATTAATTATTCCAGATATATTTTGCTTGAACTTCCAAGTACAACTGAATACAAGGATTTGAATAAGTTTATCTACGATATCCAAATCAAAGGTTTTGTTCCGATTATCGTTCATCCGGAAAGGTGCAAATATGTCCAAGAAAATCCAGATTATTTGATTTCTTTGAAGGAAAGGGACTGTTTGGTGCAATTGGATATGAGCTCTGTGGTTAAGCCAAAGTCTAGCAGGTTGTTCAAGACTGCTAAGGAGTTGTTGGACAGACAAATGGTGGATGTTGTGGCTACGGAATCTGAAAATGCATATGAGGCAGAATATATTAGAGATGGGATTAAATCTCTTCATAAGATTATAGATGCGGATTATTTTGATTTGATTATGAGACTTAATCCACAACTTATCGTGGAAGATGAGAGAATAGACAGGATTCCTGTGTTAGAGAAGAAGAGCGGCGGGGTTTTGTCGAAGATTTTTGGTAAGAGGAGATAA